AGCCAACCAAAAGCAAAAAGCACCTGGTTTGAGTTTGGTCAAccagaaaaatgaaaatatttggctgagatctGCTAAGTTTTGGTTGGCTAAAGAATGAATAAACACTTAAAAAGGGTTTTGTCATGAAGGCATATAAAAAGTCATACAAAAaccctttaaaatatttattcaaatagCAGACACTTTAAGTATTTAAAATCagatatttaaaatgaataaacaacAAAGTATTTAATCTTGAAAATtatctttattgaaagaaaGTAAGACTAAGAAAAAGTATATAATTTTGATGGACAGTTAATTCACTTAATGGGTGTTTAGATTATGTAAGTTGTTTTTTAGCCTTAGTCCTTTTAGTTTGTTTATAAgcagttatttttttatgaataaataagATTCTTGACTTTGCATTAAATTGTgttaacaacaacaaataaactAGTAACCATAAATAATACTAATATTACGTCTCATGACGTACTCTCCCAAATACGAAGACGTAGATCGCAATGTATCTTGGAAACAGTAGTAAATTAACATCATCACCGTTTAATGTGGTAAATTTGTGGTTATTCTGTTTTGTAAGCAAATAAAACCGAAAAGGTATGGTTACTacagttaaaccatggttaatttcaaAATGAGttgactttttaaaatatttttaaaatattttaaaggagatgttgtttaatatatatatatatatatatatatatatatatatatatatatatatatatcaaatctGTACCTTTTAGTCACCCAAAAAATACTTATGGAccgaaataaataaattacaaagtTGTACAATGTTGTATcatgcatattttaaaatattaaatactatACTAAATGGTTGGACTAGTGTTTCATAAGTTGGACGCTATACGTTGGTTCCGGATGGAGTTTGTTGCACTCGGAGTGCTTTGATGTAAGAACCCAGTTGCTATGGAAACAGGACACTCGTTTACCTCAGACCTTCAGCAGCGTTGTTAAGCTGCAATGGCGTTCACAAAGTCgaataaaacttctaaatagTGTAAAATTGGACCTAAATTATCTATATTTCTATTTTAGGCTACATGTGATGTACAAATACTGCGTTTGAAGAATTTTACATTCTACGACATTTTTTGCTTCAATAAAATGGACAGGTAAGAACGGACAAATTATACGTTTAATGATTTAGTTATTTTGTCTCATCGCTAACAATTTACAAATTTATTTCTGATTGAAAGCTGGACATTGAGTGATTTACTGTAAGTGTCTGTTTTAATGATCCGGGCTTTAAATATTCAGCAGACTCTTGTTTCAGGACTCATTAAAACTCGAGTCCGGAAGTGACCAGCATCAAACCATCCGACAATCTGATATTATTTTATGATTATATCTGACGTAGCATTAATACAAAGACAAACCGATGTTTTTTGTATTGTTATTTTGTAATGCTCTTGACCATGACTGTGTTCTTATgacttttaatattttttttattagaaataGTATGCAGTGTGTTGGAAGGCCATCAGAAGTGGCATCAAAGGTCAACGAAAGGGTCAGTGCCAAAATAATCTAAAGAGAATTGTAAAACAGTCAAAAATCTCTTTTCATAAAATGTTAATCAGTTTTGATGACTTTTTTATTATAAGACATATTTCAAagcattgttgttttaatattactctgatcatttatttttattcttacGATCTAATAAAGGAAACTGGGCCCATTAAACCAACGTGTGCCACCTCAGCAGGTATAAACACTCAAGTGTTATATTTACATTATGCATTTAGTAGAAGCTTTTTATATACAATTTTTCAaattttatcagtatatgtgtTCCCTGCAAATTAAACCCACTAACTCTGTCTTACTAACCCAGTACCATCTGAGCTAtacagaaacaggaagtgttagCTTTCaataatgaatatatgtataACAAAAGCAATATTTTTCAAACATTAACAGTGCAGTTACACAACAACAATCTGCCTTGGATAGGTTAAGGATGTGTTTCTAAAATATCAATTTCTTTATTATATGTAGATCCTTTGGCAAAAGAATCAGTCGAGTGGAAACCAAAGTAGGTTGAACAATGTGTTACTTGGTTACTAAGCACTATTTCaaatgtacactctaaaaatgctgggtcaaaAAGATGAACCCAACCTGCTGGGTTGTACTTTAACCTATTCtgagttgtttcaacccaaaaggTTGTGCtgagtcaaatataaacattttctgggttagtTTAACCCGACGGCTGGGTTTGTCCTTATTGACCCAACGCTGCGTTGGAAATAACCCAGCATAATAACCCAGTATAATGTTTGGTTACTCAATAAAGTATCAGTGAAAGATCTCTATTGGAGAAAACAGACTGCAGTAATTTTAAATGCTTTGATTTTGTGTAGGCAACAGAAACCAAAACCCAGTGGAAAAGTAGAGGGACAAAATCCTTCAATAAACTCTGACACATCAAATCCCACGATCAAAGCACAAAGTTACAAGAGGTAAAGCTGAAATACAACCaacaacatttaaacatttcgACGCCTCTTTTCTCGCATTGATAAACTGGTTAAAAGGTTCATTATTTTAGATGCTTTGGTTTTATTTATGTAGGCAACAGAAAGCAAAATCCATTGGAAAAACAGGGAGACAAGATTCTTCTACAAACTCTGATACAACAAATCCTACACAAGAAGGTGAGAGTTCTCACAGGTAAGAGTTTCAATGTTTCTCTATAACAGATTCAGgcatttagaagaaattttatttgaaatttgattcatttactcaccttcatggcGTCAAGATTCAAAATGACTAAAACCACCATCAAATTTGAATTGAAGTAGTACGAATATTGCCATTTGTGTGACAAACAAACCTAAAATTTgtattagataaaaaaaaatggagcCTTAGATGCAACACATCAGATGTTATTGACAGCACATTGATGCAAACCCTAAAAGGAATTTTTGCtggttaaattttttttacctgtataggaatttaaaacaacatgagtgtGAGTAACTAACTATCAACAatgattttataagttaatcTTTTTAACAGTGGTATGTGGATGGCATCTTTCCATATGTTGCAGTCGGCATGGCTCTTAGGTCATAGGTGAGGGTGTGGTTTATGAAGCATACATGCATAAAGCAGGACGTTGATGGCATTCATTCGCTTCAGTGAGCTCTAATAGTTTGCCTTTTATCGTCCATATTTTCACTAGCGGAGGGTATAATGCCACTAAAGCTCCGTCCTTCAAAAATGTAACTACGCATGGACATAAACTACCTAAACAGGTTCCTCCTGTTATGACAGGTACTGAATACATTTAATTTCTTATcctatatacacatttattttctaaTCTAGCATTTTGAGATGCCTGAGGTCCTCAGATGTCTGAGAttgaaacattttgaaaatgtaaaccTAAATTTAAGATAAAATGAAGAGTATTCAAGTGTAGTatattaaaatgactgttttcaGGCTGCGTTTTACAGCAATATGAACCTGTTATTTACTATTGATAAATAAAAGAGAAACACTCAAGACAAATTTGTTCCTTTCTAGACACAtgcactcacctaaaggattattaggaacacctgttcaatttctcattaatgcaattatctaattaaccaatcacatggcagttgcttcaatgcatttaggggtgtggtcctggtcaagacaatctcctgaactccaaactgaatgtcagaatggaaaagaatggtgatttaagcaattttgagcgtggcatggttgttggtgccagagaatttggcgtaaacagaatgagaacatggatccattaTGCCTTGTTACCACGTTTAAAttccacggcctacctgagcattgtttctgcccatgtccatccctttatgaccaccatgttcccatcctctgatggctacttccagcaggataatgcaccatgtcacaaagctggaatcatttcaaattggtttcttgaacatgacaatgagttcactgtactaaaatggcccccacagtcaccagatctcaacccaatacagcatctttgggatgtggtggaatgggagcttcgtgccctggatgtgcatcccacaaatctccatcaactgcaagatgctatcttaTCAATATGgtccaacatttctaaagaatgctttcagcaccttgttgaaacaatgccatgtagaattaaggcagttctgaaggagaaagggggtcaaacacagtattagtatggtgttcctaataatcctttaagtgAGTGTACTGAAATATGGCCAGTTTTAGCAGAGGTTATTTCCAGATCTACATTAGATATTGTAAATACAAATTATATCTTGAACGTCTTTTTTACAAAACATAATTTGTTCAATTTTTAGAACAACGAACAACATCTGAAGTCAAGTTAGACAGTGGACATGAACTTGATGAACTTCAAATCCACCCTCATGTAGTCCTGTGTGACCCAGATCCTCATGTGGAAGAGCGCGAGGAAGAAGAGAGCGAAGAACACGAGACAGCCGAAGGTCACGTGCCGCTTGAATTATTTGCAGAGGTGAGATGTCATGTTCACGAGTGTCTAATGTACAGTTGCACATCAGCAACCTGATAAACCACAGTTATTAGTAGCCTAGTAATATTTCTGCATTAGAAATGATTTACTTACAGATGTAGTAGTTTAATAGAAAAAACCAATAGAGCCATTGGTAATAATATTCACACTACTTGTTCTGAGTTATAGACTCATTTATTGAAAGTAGTGTGATCAAAATAATAACAGTCCGTAGGTTAATTAGAAAATAAGttcattatgtgaaaaaaaattgctCATTTATTAAGAAAAATGGGAAGAGAATGTTTCGCTCattgttataaaatataacTGCTGCTGAATTTCTAAGTAAAATGGGCTGTTCCAAACATTGCTCGGAAGAACAACgtaatttgattaaaaagtggATTTGAGAGGGGAAAATGTATAAAGAAAGGCAGCATGGCTCAGCTAAAATCATCTCAAATGCTTTAAAAAGGAAACAAAAACCCAAACACGTGGAAGAAAACAAGCAACTACTGAAAAAACACAGTGAAGAATTGTCAGGATGGCAAAGATTCAGCCTTTCATCACCTCTAGAAAGATCAAAGATGATCTAAAATGatctgtaagtactgtgacagtcaATAGAAGTCTGAATGAAGCTAAGAGTCAAATGGAGTAATATTTTGTGGCCTGATGAGAGAAAATTAGTTCTTTTGGGGGTCTATGGTTATGGACAGAACCTTAGGTGACCCCCGGGTACTGAATTTAAGGCACAGTAAAAGCATAGTGATGCAAAACTCATGGTTTTGGGATGTTTTTCATACTAccgtgttgggcctatttaatGTATACACGGGAACATGGATCAGTTTGAATACATCAGAATACTTGAAAAGATTATGTTGCCTCTTGCAGAAGAGGAAATGTCCCTAAAATGGGTGTTTTAGCAAGACAACAACCGCAAACACACAAGCAAGAGGGCAAAGTCTTtcaatacatttgaaataaggaaataaaatctaTAACGTTTTTGCACTTTTTTCACTTTAACTAGTATACTGCTAACTGTACATTACGTGTATAAAACACGGAGCATGTTTGGAGAGGAAACCTTTCATCTGTTGTTGGTTTTTCAGTTCCTGCAGGCTGTGATGACAAAGAATTACCAGCTTGCTAAGAAACTCTGTCAGATGAGTAAGTTTTCAATAGATTATTGTTTTCACTAGTTAGGCTTTTTTCGCATTATTTTAGACACTgacttgtttttttaattttcttgtTTGTTCAGTCTTGATTTATGAACCACAAAATTCAGAGGCAAAGAATTTTTTACCCCTCATTGAAGAAAAATTACTGATCGGTAAGACcgttatctgtctgtctgtctatgttgTGGCtctatttttattcatttattttttgacacTGAAATATtagcatttacatttttaatattttattaagaaCCTATAAGGACTTTCTATTTCAGtatttaaattaactttaaaaaaatgtgtatctAAATCCCTTTTATTTTTTCCTAAAATTCCTACATTTCTTTTTTGTTGGATCACCATCGTCATAAAGAAACCGAGGAGTGTTCAGACAATAATGATGATGAATCTGACAcatctgatgatgatgatgatgaagaggaTGACAGCAGTGATGATGAAGACGTTGATGATAATGAATCCTCAGATAGTTGTGACACAGATGAAGAATCCACTGACAGCACAGATGAtacatcatcttcatcatcagcAACATAAAGAGAGGAAGGTATAAAATAATGTTATCAAGTGCCTTTCTCATCATTGCTGTGCTATAATGTTTTGATATTAAATAACTTAACCTCCTGTGAcctgagctttggtttgtcttttttcagatttcttccagctattttgagGTTATAAAGAACCAAttaatataataaccaaatatttttctttgatcAGGAAGtagtgtaattgtccatgtttgtaTACAACAGGATCCAGTTACAAAGAATTAAgcattatggtgcaaacaacctcctaggtcttaggaggttaaacatATTTTCAAAGCGATTGGTTCCAGTGCTTGATTTTAAATGGTCAAAAGCTGTGTGTTATTTATGATAAAACTGAGCTATAGccaaaaatattgtttactGTACTGCATTGTAAAAACAATATTATGTACCTAagtaaatttaactaaataaaatgagtaaattttgtaaaaaaaaagaattcttGTTTCATAACCTAAATTTgagtaaaaataacacaaaaaaagtaatttaagaAATTCTAAATGAGcacaatatttattaatttaattgtaTCATGTAAAATCCACTTAAATTTGtaataaggaaattagcttaatcattttgtgttgaaaatACTTAAATGATTTTAGTAGGTATAACCAACTAGGCAGTGGACTtgtagttcccagcatgctttgcatgagactgCATTTGGAGATTAAAATTTGAAATTAAAcgctattttatgtgttttttgaCTTGTTagtgttaaatgttcatttatttttaaagattaGTAGAGTTTATGTTTCTTCTTTaagttttgtggttaccatcattcaGAAGAGTGCTGCTTGTATAgacaacactgaaaaaaatattcattcaatttactaaattttttaaggtaagtggttgtaatccatttatttaagctacatttaaacaaaagttttttattttatttttctaattttttttgtttaaatgtaggttaaataaattgattgcaaccacttaccttactaaaactaagtaaattgaatgaataatttttacagtgaaggGGCACGCTGAAATGATGTGTGTCAATTCACTTAATGAGCAATTACTCCTAATGCCAGTAGCCTACTGAGACCAGTCAACATAATTTGCTCAACATAATGtggtataaatatgtaaagaaatGAAGACATTTTACGTGATTGAATCAGGAAGATTCCATTAAAGATGTAGCCTAACACTTTagtacttaaaaatgttttggtaacaatattatacataatatttttaagtaaacatatttttacagtttaattTAACTTTACTTTGTAAACTTAAGTAAATTCTACTTGTAGTTTTTTTGTTAGGCACATTTAAATCAGCTTTTCtaagtaaatttaacttaatttcaCAAGTGCgaaatttactttaaaaccaTGAGTGCAAAAACTTGCAAAAGAAAAATTAagtacattttactttttttttcaatCGCATCCTCAGCAACCAGAGCCACCTTTAGCAACATTCTGTTGCTCTTCACAGTCAGTCAGGGACTGTTTGATTTAGCGAAAGGAAAGCTTttagttattttactttataaaaATTGCGTTGATACGTATTTTTTTGAATTTATATTATGTTAGCCGTTTTATTCAacggttttattaaatattgcctacattgttttattttgtgtgaattgcagtctttaaaatatttacaaaaattttCAAGTTGTGACTCTTCATTAAGTAGGCCTGTAACACATTTTAGCGCCATCTGGGGGTCAATAAAAACTCAGCCCTGCTAGAGTtacaaaataacacatttgACTGAAAAATAATCGGGTCTATTTTATCTCTATGTCTACATAAAGTCTGTGATATATTCCTCAACGgctgtaattattattattaattattattattacacggctctctggaatgcttgattctgattggtcagttgagacatatgcaggttcgttcttttcgaataataaccgctccaaaataataacgcatagccggtactacttttacaagttagatcgctccgcgccaataaagattactgtttgtttggcgccatcttgtgacaaacactggacaaccacgacaagacacagagagcttactgagactgaacttgacaaaatagagcatgacagctacgaagccaacacacaaaaaaatacagaatgggcattaaaacttctcaaagactggctaaaagagaaaaaaatgaagacagacaagtatgaagcagaggatcttaataaggtattacgatcattttatgcatctgtgcaaagtttcgcggaaggataaaaaatgttaatttaaaacaaatatgccaataaaatgtttcaaattcataatcatgtccagttttttttcttatgtgacaagtagccgtgtaataagcgggataatgtagagtcagccggtagttatcgggaaataagccccttcagtgtgatacaagaccctccgcttcgcgtcgggtcctgatcacactgtcggggcttatttcccgataactaccggctgcctctacattatcccttacttattattattatagccCGAGACAAAAAAATGTCTGAcagcaataaaaaattatgttaacattatatgttaaatatataaaaatatattaaatatattaatataaaaatatatttaattacaatacattaaaagtgtttcagttaaatatttttgtctCTTTCGTAGAAAATAACACACATAATCAACCTGACAAAGCTTAAACAAAAGAGGACATGGATAGAATTTAATATATTATTCTAAAATTCATATTGTTCCAAATTTCATCAAGTGGtatatgctgataaaaatatttacaaaataataaataaaaaaataaataaaaaaaactgaaaaagtcTTTAAGATCTCATTGTGTGTTTAAAAATGTCGCATTAAACAACTGTttgttgtatgtgtgtgtgtttaccctTTAGTGAAATGATTTTAGAGAGATaaatacagaagtgattttccaGGGCGCTGCCCCCCAAAAATCCTTCATTCAAGTACAATTTGCTCTGTTCTCTATTGCCACCTTGTGGATGTAAGTGTTGTGTTATAGTTGTATATCTCGTcttttattttgttcaaaattatTATATGTCATTTCGTTTGATTATTTGTTAATATGATGAAATACTTAcatttgtttgcttttttattatGTGCCTTTTGAAACAACAACAATATAAGTAGATCTCATCCTctccctttctttctttctctctctcattccCTCCCTCTCTTTCactctttatctctctctctctctctctcactcacacacacacacactcccaCGATGTTTTTGACGTatgtatgcatatatatatacattactCTGTGAATTAAACTTTATGTGTCTAATGGAGTGAGTACGTCATCAATAGTGAGTCTGAGTCTGAAGATACGCGGGTGGATATTATTCGCGTGGGGATCCCACTAAAACACAGAAGTGATTTTTTGAGGCTCTGGTGTCGGGAATCTTCCAAATTTTGAATCGATGCTGAATggattttaattttcatttccaCTCTTCTGATATTCTTATGTCAAGAGTATCGCAACCAAATCACGCAGTGTGAAATCATATTGTGCGTGTCTTTTTTGGATTTTATTGACACCCTAAACACCTGTGACTTCGTAAGGTAAGAGCTCTTCCTCTTCATAAATCagccatttattttttatacaatttttgCAACATAATACTATTTTAGAGATAAGCAGAAACATtttcaattgaaataaaatgaaTTTAGAGGTTTGAATTTATTTCTGGCAATATTGTGATCTTCTAGGAGGTCTGGTAGATGAATGATCTTTTACCTGCTGTAAAAACACGAGGTGATTTAACACATGAGAAGCGCaatgatttgtttgccataTTTCACGAACTCCGACAGTGATGGATGTGCGTTATTTGAAGATATTTAAAGATCATCTTAATTGAGAAATCAATAAGTCGTTTTGTtagtctttttctttctttttagtttGGACAAGAATCAGTCAAATGGATTTGGTGTCTGACCTTCCGTAAAGACGTTTGAAAAAGAAACATTATTTATCATAAAACCAATAATCGAAATTTCACCTTCATTAAAGATTATTTCTATCCTGGCTTCGTTGCCTTTGCTATATATGCGGTAGGTGAAGTGAACAGATTCTTCATTTCGTCGTTTTGAATGATTAGATTTAAAGAGCTCGTTACAGAGCCAATTAAGTCTGACTTCACGGTCTGGTGCGCGCTGGAGCGCAAACGGGCAGGCAGGGTTGCGTATGGAGACCAGAACCGGACCGTCATCCAAAATACCAAGTTAAAGAGGTCGGATAATTTTTGTAAGAACCTTTAGCTTAAACATCCTTTCGTTGTTTGTGAAGCTTTTTCCTTAACAGCCTTTTGCTATTTTCTCCTTTTGATGTGCTCTAATGTGCGCCGTTTTATCAGAGCGCGCATTTCTAAACATGACAGGACGCGCGGAGCGCACGTCGCAAGACAAATTGTCCTTGTGAAGGGGAGTGAATTACTGCCATTACACAAAGGATATCACAGAAGAATTTCATGTCAGAAATTGATGCTTCTCATTTTTATAAGCAGAATATAAGATAAAGTCCTTGTTAAAACCAAGTCTGATGTTGTgccattaaattattttgtccTAATTTCGTATTTTTCCATGCAGTGTGAGTTTCAGTCTGAAAGCTGAATTTATTGTCAGTGCAAAGCAGTGAGGTGTTTCTACCGGACTGATGGCGTCTTCCGCACCTTCGTCCTCGGCTGGCGATATGGACCCAAACACGGCTAATTTACGACAACCTGCCACAAGTAGGTCTTTCCCGGATAAAGCGTTTTTCACTTGCCTTATTTACTCCGTGGGGTGGCGATGTTCATCACTGccttagaaaaaaaacacagcacCGTGTGAAATATCTATTAGCTGACAAATCAGCCAACAACAGCTGGAAACGTGGATGCTCAGTTTGTAAGAGAATCTTCTATgtgcagatagatagatagatagatagatag
This Paramisgurnus dabryanus chromosome 7, PD_genome_1.1, whole genome shotgun sequence DNA region includes the following protein-coding sequences:
- the erich2 gene encoding glutamate-rich protein 2, which codes for MDRNSMQCVGRPSEVASKVNERETGPIKPTCATSADPLAKESVEWKPKQQKPKPSGKVEGQNPSINSDTSNPTIKAQSYKRQQKAKSIGKTGRQDSSTNSDTTNPTQEGESSHSGGYNATKAPSFKNVTTHGHKLPKQVPPVMTEQRTTSEVKLDSGHELDELQIHPHVVLCDPDPHVEEREEEESEEHETAEGHVPLELFAEFLQAVMTKNYQLAKKLCQMILIYEPQNSEAKNFLPLIEEKLLIETEECSDNNDDESDTSDDDDDEEDDSSDDEDVDDNESSDSCDTDEESTDSTDDTSSSSSAT